One window of Nocardioides dongkuii genomic DNA carries:
- a CDS encoding alpha-L-arabinofuranosidase C-terminal domain-containing protein, which translates to MTFGRRTTAALTAVMTLLGAGVVVVATTVAPAAAAAEPVTWTDTFDGAELDARWEVVNPEPSALSVAGGSLRLEGQLGDTYQTTNTARNVVMLDVPAGDFTATADVSAAVAKVYQGAGLIAWQDMDNYVRSGLTYVGTLAPSGVAIENDVESGGVFSAVSFTDRPGSSAERIRLQRTGDTITTSYWTGAAWATAGSTEVAFDTTQVGLYALAAQDGSTLPAAFDSFTIEHQAGADVVPSGSFVLQADGDAPYLVDDEGALELSADQPTASLRLRATALGDGAVALSSDGRPVVLTGGALRLGSGADQPTPMRITDAGGGNVVLRTDGDPTAYVVVGAGGALVTGAEADAVRFALAEVDDSTATMTIDGDGLGAEISDTMFGIFYEDINWAADGGLYAELVRNRSFEFDATDAAGWTGLTGWQVLDRSAAGTTAQVVDDDGRLNAMNRHYLRLTAAAAGDGVRNLGFDGVALEQGEQYDAYVWARSTTAQSLTVRVEDEAGTGVLATGTVALDGSDQWKKLPVTLTATGTTNAGRVAVLAGAPSTVALDMVSVLPRDTWVGPVNGRSTLRKDLVEKVDAMNPTFLRFPGGCVTNVGTFRTYEESGYTDRQRTYQWKETIGPVEERPTNKNFWGYNQTYGLGYLEYFELAEDLGAEPLPVVSVGANGCGSTIPEMTDPALIQRWVDDTVDLIEFANGDVTTEWGARRAALGHPEPFGLDMIGLGNEENTTTFEANFPAFRDAIAARYPDIAIISNSGPDDAGARFDALWEFNREQDVDLVDEHYYNDPDWFLANNHRYDDYDREGPKVFLGEYASRGNTWFNALAEASYMTGLQRNADIVRLASYAPLLANDAHVQWSPDAIWFDNDESWESPNWEVQKLFGNNVGDQVVPSTFDGAVNAPAPIDGGIFLSTWATSAAYDDVRVTENDSGDVLFSDDFSSAAQWSPQAGSWAVGGGRYVQSATGVNDARSIITDAYGKDWSNYTLELKATKLAGAEGFMVGFAAGGPNDYYWWNIGGWNNTRSVLQRANGGAANEVVALEGTGVETGQTYDVKVVVDGTTIELYLDGELQLTYDQAGSSERLFQVVTRDEATGDVVAKVVNTTTSPVRTDVTVSDVDVEPTATVTTLAAAPSAINTKADPNRVKPRTREVSGISEDFTYEFPASSVTFLRLHTADGVAPVVSELRVEGESARGWYADPATVRVSATDDRTVDHLEVQVDDGPWTEIAGATGTVRVTGDGLHTVSVRAVDASGNVGEVRPLEVGIDATAPVTSATYDAAARTVTLAGADSGAGLGRIEYRLDGGAWTTYGGPVAVGDGAVTLQHRGVDALGNTEEPGVLEVPAEGAQPVATTTAAVVANDRVEFGGTVRLRVRVTGGTPTGAVTVLAGDDVLASGTLAGGRATLRVPTAELGAGRHTLTVRYAGDAAHAASEDAVGVRVLRASSRTEVTVRGRTTTRTQATVRVQVAAAVAAAGTVRVVVRSGGRVVATRTVALRRDGDATATLPRLRAGGYRVTATYAGSADVAPSSGSTALRVTKAGR; encoded by the coding sequence ATGACCTTCGGGCGACGCACGACCGCAGCCCTCACCGCGGTGATGACCCTGCTGGGCGCGGGAGTGGTGGTGGTCGCGACCACCGTGGCACCCGCTGCCGCGGCGGCGGAGCCGGTCACCTGGACCGACACCTTCGACGGCGCCGAGCTCGACGCGCGGTGGGAGGTGGTCAACCCCGAGCCGAGCGCGCTGTCGGTCGCGGGCGGCTCGCTGCGCCTCGAGGGCCAGCTCGGTGACACCTACCAGACCACCAACACCGCCAGGAACGTCGTGATGCTCGACGTCCCCGCCGGCGACTTCACCGCCACCGCGGACGTCTCGGCCGCGGTCGCGAAGGTCTACCAGGGTGCCGGCCTGATCGCCTGGCAGGACATGGACAACTACGTCCGCTCCGGCCTGACGTACGTCGGGACGCTCGCCCCGTCGGGCGTCGCGATCGAGAACGACGTCGAGTCCGGCGGGGTGTTCTCGGCCGTCTCGTTCACCGACCGCCCGGGCTCGAGCGCCGAGCGCATCCGGCTCCAGCGCACCGGCGACACCATCACCACCAGCTACTGGACCGGCGCCGCCTGGGCCACCGCCGGGTCCACCGAGGTCGCGTTCGACACCACCCAGGTGGGCCTCTACGCCCTCGCCGCGCAGGACGGCAGCACGCTGCCGGCGGCCTTCGACAGCTTCACCATCGAGCACCAGGCCGGGGCGGACGTCGTGCCGTCCGGCAGCTTCGTGCTCCAGGCCGACGGCGACGCGCCGTACCTCGTCGACGACGAGGGCGCGCTCGAGCTGAGCGCCGACCAGCCCACCGCCAGCCTCCGGCTCCGGGCGACCGCCCTCGGGGACGGCGCGGTCGCGCTGTCCAGCGACGGCAGGCCGGTCGTCCTGACCGGTGGTGCGCTGCGGCTCGGCAGCGGCGCCGACCAGCCCACCCCGATGCGGATCACCGACGCCGGCGGCGGCAACGTCGTGCTGCGCACCGACGGCGACCCCACGGCGTACGTCGTGGTCGGCGCGGGCGGCGCTCTCGTCACCGGCGCCGAGGCGGACGCCGTCCGCTTCGCGCTCGCCGAGGTCGACGACAGCACCGCGACGATGACCATCGACGGCGACGGCCTGGGGGCCGAGATCAGCGACACGATGTTCGGCATCTTCTACGAGGACATCAACTGGGCGGCCGACGGCGGCCTGTACGCCGAGCTGGTCCGCAACCGCTCCTTCGAGTTCGACGCCACCGACGCCGCCGGCTGGACCGGCCTGACCGGCTGGCAGGTGCTCGACCGCAGCGCCGCCGGCACCACCGCCCAGGTGGTGGACGACGACGGGCGCCTCAACGCGATGAACCGCCACTACCTGCGGCTCACCGCGGCGGCGGCCGGCGACGGCGTCCGCAACCTCGGCTTCGACGGCGTCGCCCTCGAGCAGGGCGAGCAGTACGACGCCTACGTCTGGGCCCGGTCCACCACCGCGCAGTCGCTGACCGTCCGCGTGGAGGACGAGGCCGGCACCGGCGTGCTCGCCACCGGCACCGTCGCCCTCGACGGCAGCGACCAGTGGAAGAAGCTCCCGGTGACGCTGACCGCCACCGGCACCACCAACGCCGGGCGGGTCGCGGTGCTCGCCGGAGCCCCCTCGACCGTCGCGCTCGACATGGTCTCGGTGCTGCCCCGCGACACCTGGGTCGGTCCGGTCAACGGCCGCTCGACGCTGCGCAAGGACCTCGTGGAGAAGGTCGACGCGATGAACCCGACGTTCCTGCGCTTCCCCGGCGGCTGCGTCACCAACGTCGGCACCTTCCGCACCTACGAGGAGAGCGGCTACACCGACCGCCAGCGGACCTACCAGTGGAAGGAGACCATCGGCCCGGTCGAGGAGCGCCCGACCAACAAGAACTTCTGGGGCTACAACCAGACCTACGGCCTGGGCTACCTGGAGTACTTCGAGCTCGCCGAGGACCTCGGCGCCGAGCCGCTCCCGGTCGTGTCCGTCGGGGCCAACGGCTGCGGCAGCACGATCCCCGAGATGACGGACCCCGCGCTGATCCAGCGGTGGGTCGACGACACCGTGGACCTCATCGAGTTCGCCAACGGCGACGTCACCACCGAGTGGGGCGCCAGGCGGGCCGCGCTCGGCCACCCCGAGCCGTTCGGGCTGGACATGATCGGGCTGGGCAACGAGGAGAACACCACGACGTTCGAGGCCAACTTCCCGGCCTTCCGCGACGCCATCGCGGCGAGGTACCCGGACATCGCGATCATCTCCAACTCCGGCCCCGACGACGCCGGCGCCCGGTTCGACGCCCTGTGGGAGTTCAACCGCGAGCAGGACGTCGACCTGGTCGACGAGCACTACTACAACGACCCGGACTGGTTCCTGGCCAACAACCACCGCTACGACGACTACGACCGCGAGGGCCCGAAGGTCTTCCTCGGTGAGTACGCCTCGCGCGGCAACACCTGGTTCAACGCGCTGGCGGAGGCGTCGTACATGACCGGCCTGCAGCGCAACGCCGACATCGTGCGGCTGGCGTCGTACGCCCCGCTGCTCGCGAACGACGCCCACGTGCAGTGGAGCCCGGACGCGATCTGGTTCGACAACGACGAGTCGTGGGAGTCGCCCAACTGGGAGGTGCAGAAGCTCTTCGGCAACAACGTGGGCGACCAGGTCGTGCCGAGCACCTTCGACGGCGCGGTCAACGCCCCGGCCCCGATCGACGGCGGGATCTTCCTGTCCACCTGGGCGACCTCCGCGGCGTACGACGACGTCCGGGTGACCGAGAACGACAGCGGCGACGTGCTGTTCTCCGACGACTTCTCCAGCGCCGCGCAGTGGTCCCCGCAGGCCGGGAGCTGGGCGGTCGGCGGCGGTCGCTACGTGCAGTCCGCGACCGGCGTCAACGACGCCCGCAGCATCATCACCGACGCCTACGGCAAGGACTGGAGCAACTACACGCTCGAGCTGAAGGCGACCAAGCTCGCCGGCGCCGAGGGGTTCATGGTTGGGTTCGCGGCCGGCGGACCGAACGACTACTACTGGTGGAACATCGGCGGCTGGAACAACACCCGCTCGGTGCTCCAGCGCGCCAACGGTGGCGCCGCCAACGAGGTCGTGGCCCTGGAGGGCACCGGCGTCGAGACCGGGCAGACCTACGACGTCAAGGTCGTGGTCGACGGCACCACCATCGAGCTCTACCTCGACGGCGAGCTGCAGCTGACCTACGACCAGGCCGGCAGCAGCGAGCGGCTCTTCCAGGTCGTCACCCGGGACGAGGCCACCGGCGACGTGGTCGCCAAGGTCGTCAACACCACGACCTCGCCGGTCCGCACCGACGTCACCGTGAGCGACGTCGACGTGGAGCCCACCGCGACGGTGACGACCCTGGCGGCGGCGCCGTCGGCGATCAACACCAAGGCCGACCCGAACCGGGTGAAGCCCCGGACGCGCGAGGTCTCCGGCATCTCCGAGGACTTCACCTACGAGTTCCCGGCGTCGTCGGTCACCTTCCTGCGGCTGCACACCGCCGACGGGGTCGCCCCCGTCGTGTCCGAGCTGCGCGTCGAGGGCGAGTCGGCCCGCGGGTGGTACGCCGACCCGGCGACCGTCCGGGTCTCCGCGACCGACGACCGCACGGTGGACCACCTCGAGGTGCAGGTCGACGACGGCCCGTGGACCGAGATCGCCGGCGCCACCGGCACCGTCCGGGTCACCGGCGACGGGCTGCACACGGTCTCGGTGCGCGCGGTCGACGCCTCCGGCAACGTCGGGGAGGTCCGGCCGCTCGAGGTCGGCATCGACGCCACCGCCCCCGTCACCAGCGCGACGTACGACGCGGCGGCGCGGACGGTCACGCTGGCCGGCGCGGACTCCGGAGCCGGGCTCGGCAGGATCGAGTACCGCCTCGACGGCGGCGCGTGGACGACGTACGGCGGGCCGGTCGCCGTCGGCGACGGGGCCGTGACCCTCCAGCACCGGGGCGTCGACGCCCTCGGCAACACCGAGGAGCCGGGGGTCCTCGAGGTCCCGGCGGAGGGTGCGCAGCCCGTCGCCACGACCACCGCGGCCGTGGTCGCGAACGACCGGGTGGAGTTCGGGGGCACGGTGCGGCTGCGGGTCCGGGTCACCGGCGGCACGCCCACCGGCGCGGTCACCGTGCTCGCGGGCGACGACGTGCTCGCGTCGGGCACCCTCGCCGGAGGACGCGCCACGCTGCGGGTCCCGACCGCCGAGCTCGGCGCCGGACGCCACACCCTGACGGTCCGGTACGCCGGGGACGCGGCGCACGCCGCGTCCGAGGACGCCGTGGGGGTCCGCGTCCTGCGCGCCTCCTCGCGCACCGAGGTCACGGTGCGCGGCCGCACCACCACCCGCACGCAGGCGACGGTCCGGGTCCAGGTCGCCGCGGCGGTCGCCGCCGCCGGCACCGTCCGGGTGGTCGTCCGGTCGGGCGGCAGGGTCGTCGCCACCCGGACCGTCGCTCTCCGCCGCGACGGTGACGCCACGGCGACCCTGCCGCGGCTGCGCGCCGGCGGCTACCGCGTCACCGCGACGTACGCCGGCTCGGCCGACGTCGCGCCCTCGTCGGGCAGCACCGCCCTGCGGGTCACGAAGGCCGGCCGATGA
- a CDS encoding family 43 glycosylhydrolase: MSAAPPLSPLRGLRGLASAVALALAGGLLLGTPAAAAAAAPAPPTDGLLLHYELDQASGTVVTDASGHGRDGTVVGGGTWTDQGLALDGVDDHVRLPNDLMRGLSSITVSTDVYVEPSQSGSYFIWGLGNPAVGSPASGTGYLMATGNNLRAAITDQWWNNEKNTAPTPARALARGVWKTVTYTQTGTTGTLYEDGVQVAQNTAVTVLPSAVGGGTTTHNVLGESSYAADATLHGKVKDFRVYDRALSAAEVAEIALTDAGRVAADREALDLGDLSAVTDDLALPSTGPFGSAVSWSSSDPAHVSATGAVTRPAPGEAPAVVTLTGTISRGAESATRAFEATVVPDEDDQAKADAAAAALSLVHPDDVRGHLTLPTTGRHGASVTWASSAPEVVAPDGLVTRPAPGAGDAAVTLTATVTVGSATATRAVALTVRQLPAPAPYAGYAFSYFTGNSIAGEKIYFAASRGNDALRWDELNGGRPVLESTYGELGLRDPFLIRSPEGDRFFLIATDLSIGRNGDWDRAQRQGSRHLEIWESTDLKNWSEQRHVLVSPPTAGNTWAPEAYWDEDLQQYVVFWAAKLYAEDDPGHTGNTYNRMLYATTRDFVTFSEAKVWQDIGTSRIDSTVIKEGETYYRFTKDEGAGSTGCSDIIQEKNDSLTEPDLVGSKAWAFQDGCIGRDAGTSAVEGPTVFERNPGDTSGGQYYLFVDEYGGRGYIPLTTNDLENPDWQVPPAYKLPASPRHGTVIPVTQAELDALRADLPAPPPPVQSDEDGLVAHYPLTQDAEDVSGHGYDGTVTGDATFADGALNLGGSTGHVELPDNMMAGLEEITVSTRVWVDSAQAGNYFVWNLGNTGTDGAGNGYLFATGNSTYRAAIASGSWTTEQGMTSGSALPRGAWKTLTYTLGDGVSTLYLDGRQVARNADVSLEPGDIGDGVTTANYIGRSAYEADNRLRGRVRDFRLYSRALSPAEVAELAAAPTDVIDVTLDALKVPAMIDGAAGTITLPVRPGTDLTTLDPTYVVPAGATVTPAGPADYSTPVTVTVTNGTQSRTWTVRAVEMRSPVLPGLYADPNIAVFGDTYYLYATTDGTPGWGGKDFYVWTSRNLVDWERSAEPILTLDGEAGDVPWASGNAWAPTIIERDGKYYFYFSGHHPTYDRKTIGVAVADRPEGPFTAEPEAMILNDEAVTSGQAIDPAAFRDPATGKHYLFWGNGSPVYAELADDMTSLVPGTIKRIEGLTSYREGTFVHHRDGLYHLTYSIDDTGSPNYRVGYATSESVDGPWTYRGVILEKDASQGILGTGHSSVVQVPGTDEWYIAYHRFAIPGGDGTHRETTIDRLVHGPDGLIQKVVPTLESVDPLAVPEDPAPVATSRPRVTGTAVVGHRLTATAGTWDRDDVTVGYQWLRDGDVVPGATGRRYRLGAADVGARIAVRVTATAEGATPGTAVSARTARVRRATGSVTLKVTPREPRAGAGARAVVRLTASPSSVPAWGTVTVSVDGTVVRTVRDAGRRTVVALRLGPGRHTVTVRYLGSALVTADSATTVVRVRR; this comes from the coding sequence ATGTCCGCTGCCCCGCCCCTGTCCCCCCTGCGCGGCCTCCGTGGCCTGGCCTCCGCCGTGGCGCTGGCGCTCGCCGGCGGCCTGCTGCTCGGCACGCCCGCGGCGGCGGCCGCCGCCGCTCCCGCACCGCCGACCGACGGGCTGCTGCTGCACTACGAGCTCGACCAGGCCTCCGGCACCGTCGTCACCGACGCCTCCGGCCACGGGCGTGACGGCACCGTGGTCGGCGGCGGCACCTGGACCGACCAAGGGCTGGCGCTCGACGGGGTCGACGACCACGTGCGGCTGCCGAACGACCTGATGCGGGGGCTGTCGTCCATCACGGTCTCGACCGACGTGTACGTCGAGCCGAGCCAGTCCGGGAGCTACTTCATCTGGGGCCTCGGCAACCCGGCGGTCGGCAGCCCGGCCTCCGGCACCGGCTACCTGATGGCCACCGGCAACAACCTCCGGGCCGCGATCACCGACCAGTGGTGGAACAACGAGAAGAACACCGCACCGACCCCGGCCCGTGCCCTGGCCCGCGGCGTGTGGAAGACCGTCACCTACACGCAGACCGGCACCACCGGCACCCTCTACGAGGACGGCGTGCAGGTCGCGCAGAACACCGCCGTGACGGTGCTCCCGAGCGCCGTCGGCGGAGGCACGACGACCCACAACGTCCTCGGCGAGTCCAGCTACGCCGCCGATGCCACCCTGCACGGCAAGGTCAAGGACTTCCGGGTCTACGACCGGGCCCTCAGCGCCGCCGAGGTCGCCGAGATCGCCCTCACCGACGCGGGCCGGGTCGCCGCCGACCGGGAGGCCCTCGACCTCGGCGACCTCTCGGCCGTCACCGACGACCTCGCCCTGCCCTCCACCGGGCCCTTCGGCTCGGCCGTCTCGTGGTCCTCCAGCGACCCGGCGCACGTGTCCGCCACCGGCGCGGTCACCCGGCCCGCCCCCGGCGAGGCGCCGGCCGTCGTGACGCTGACCGGCACGATCAGCCGCGGCGCCGAGTCGGCCACCCGGGCCTTCGAGGCCACCGTCGTCCCGGACGAGGACGACCAGGCGAAGGCGGACGCCGCCGCGGCCGCGCTCTCGCTCGTGCACCCCGACGACGTCCGGGGGCACCTGACGCTGCCGACCACCGGCCGGCACGGCGCCAGCGTCACCTGGGCCTCCTCGGCCCCCGAGGTCGTCGCCCCCGACGGCCTCGTGACGCGTCCCGCACCCGGTGCCGGCGACGCGGCGGTCACGCTCACCGCCACGGTCACGGTCGGGTCGGCCACCGCCACCCGCGCGGTCGCGCTGACGGTGCGGCAGCTGCCCGCGCCTGCGCCGTACGCCGGCTACGCGTTCAGCTACTTCACCGGCAACTCGATCGCCGGCGAGAAGATCTACTTCGCCGCCAGCCGGGGCAACGACGCGCTGCGCTGGGACGAGCTGAACGGCGGCCGGCCGGTGCTCGAGTCGACGTACGGCGAGCTCGGCCTGCGCGACCCGTTCCTCATCCGCTCCCCCGAGGGCGACCGGTTCTTCCTGATCGCCACCGACCTCTCGATCGGCCGCAACGGCGACTGGGACCGGGCGCAGCGCCAGGGCAGTCGCCACCTCGAGATCTGGGAGTCCACGGACCTGAAGAACTGGTCCGAGCAGCGGCACGTGCTGGTCTCCCCGCCCACGGCCGGCAACACCTGGGCGCCCGAGGCGTACTGGGACGAGGACCTGCAGCAGTACGTCGTGTTCTGGGCCGCCAAGCTCTACGCCGAGGACGACCCGGGGCACACCGGCAACACCTACAACCGGATGCTCTACGCCACCACGCGCGACTTCGTGACCTTCAGCGAGGCGAAGGTCTGGCAGGACATCGGCACCTCCCGCATCGACTCCACGGTGATCAAGGAGGGCGAGACCTACTACCGGTTCACCAAGGACGAGGGCGCGGGCAGCACCGGCTGCTCCGACATCATCCAGGAGAAGAACGACAGCCTCACCGAGCCCGACCTGGTCGGCAGCAAGGCGTGGGCCTTCCAGGACGGCTGCATCGGCCGCGACGCCGGCACCTCCGCGGTGGAGGGCCCGACGGTCTTCGAGCGCAACCCCGGCGACACCTCCGGCGGGCAGTACTACCTCTTCGTCGACGAGTACGGCGGCCGCGGCTACATCCCGCTGACCACGAACGACCTGGAGAACCCCGACTGGCAGGTGCCCCCGGCGTACAAGCTGCCCGCGAGCCCGCGCCACGGCACGGTCATCCCGGTGACCCAGGCCGAGCTGGACGCGCTGCGCGCGGACCTGCCCGCACCGCCGCCGCCGGTCCAGAGCGACGAGGACGGGCTGGTCGCGCACTACCCGCTGACCCAGGACGCGGAGGACGTCAGCGGCCACGGGTACGACGGGACGGTCACCGGCGACGCGACGTTCGCCGACGGGGCGTTGAACCTCGGCGGCAGCACCGGGCACGTCGAGCTGCCCGACAACATGATGGCCGGGCTGGAGGAGATCACCGTCTCCACCCGGGTCTGGGTCGACAGCGCCCAGGCCGGCAACTACTTCGTCTGGAACCTCGGCAACACCGGGACCGACGGCGCCGGCAACGGCTACCTGTTCGCCACCGGCAACAGCACCTACCGGGCCGCGATCGCCTCGGGCAGCTGGACCACCGAGCAGGGCATGACCTCCGGCTCCGCGCTGCCGCGCGGCGCCTGGAAGACGCTGACCTACACGCTGGGCGACGGGGTCTCCACCCTCTACCTCGACGGCCGGCAGGTCGCCCGGAACGCCGACGTCAGCCTGGAGCCGGGCGACATCGGCGACGGGGTCACGACCGCCAACTACATCGGTCGCTCCGCCTACGAGGCCGACAACCGGCTGCGCGGCCGGGTGCGCGACTTCCGGCTCTACTCCCGGGCCCTCTCCCCCGCGGAGGTCGCCGAGCTGGCCGCGGCGCCGACCGACGTCATCGACGTGACGCTGGACGCGCTCAAGGTGCCGGCGATGATCGACGGCGCCGCGGGCACCATCACCCTGCCGGTCCGGCCGGGCACCGACCTGACCACGCTGGACCCGACGTACGTCGTGCCCGCGGGCGCGACCGTGACGCCCGCCGGCCCGGCCGACTACTCCACGCCGGTCACCGTCACGGTCACGAACGGCACCCAGAGCCGCACCTGGACCGTGCGCGCGGTCGAGATGCGCTCTCCGGTGCTGCCCGGGCTGTACGCCGACCCGAACATCGCGGTGTTCGGCGACACCTACTACCTCTACGCGACCACCGACGGCACCCCCGGCTGGGGCGGCAAGGACTTCTACGTCTGGACCTCGAGGAACCTGGTCGACTGGGAGCGCTCCGCGGAGCCGATCCTCACCCTCGACGGCGAGGCCGGGGACGTGCCGTGGGCCAGCGGGAACGCCTGGGCGCCGACGATCATCGAGCGGGACGGGAAGTACTACTTCTACTTCTCCGGCCACCACCCGACGTACGACCGCAAGACCATCGGGGTCGCGGTGGCCGACCGTCCCGAGGGGCCGTTCACGGCGGAGCCCGAGGCGATGATCCTGAACGACGAGGCGGTGACGTCGGGCCAGGCGATCGACCCGGCGGCGTTCCGCGACCCCGCGACCGGCAAGCACTACCTGTTCTGGGGCAACGGCTCGCCGGTGTACGCCGAGCTCGCCGACGACATGACGTCGCTGGTGCCCGGGACCATCAAGCGGATCGAGGGGCTCACGAGCTACCGCGAGGGCACCTTCGTCCACCACCGGGACGGGCTCTACCACCTGACGTACTCGATCGACGACACCGGATCTCCGAACTACCGGGTCGGCTACGCGACCTCCGAGAGCGTCGACGGCCCGTGGACCTACCGCGGCGTGATCCTCGAGAAGGACGCCAGCCAGGGCATCCTCGGGACCGGGCACAGCTCGGTCGTGCAGGTCCCCGGCACCGACGAGTGGTACATCGCCTACCACCGGTTCGCGATCCCCGGCGGCGACGGCACGCACCGGGAGACCACCATCGACCGGCTCGTGCACGGACCCGACGGGCTGATCCAGAAGGTCGTGCCCACGCTCGAGTCCGTCGACCCGCTCGCGGTCCCCGAGGACCCCGCCCCGGTCGCCACCTCCCGCCCCCGGGTGACCGGGACCGCCGTGGTCGGCCACCGGCTGACCGCGACGGCCGGCACCTGGGACCGCGACGACGTCACCGTCGGCTACCAGTGGCTGCGCGACGGCGACGTCGTCCCCGGGGCGACCGGCCGGCGCTACCGGCTCGGCGCCGCGGACGTCGGCGCGCGGATCGCCGTCCGGGTGACCGCGACCGCCGAGGGCGCCACACCGGGCACCGCCGTGTCGGCACGGACCGCGCGGGTCCGCAGGGCGACCGGGTCGGTCACGCTGAAGGTCACGCCCAGGGAGCCGCGGGCCGGCGCCGGGGCGAGGGCGGTCGTCAGGCTCACCGCCTCCCCCTCGTCGGTGCCCGCCTGGGGGACCGTCACGGTCAGCGTCGACGGGACGGTGGTGCGGACCGTGCGCGACGCCGGCCGGCGGACCGTGGTGGCCCTGCGACTGGGGCCTGGTCGACACACCGTCACGGTGCGCTACCTCGGCTCGGCCCTCGTCACCGCGGACAGCGCGACGACGGTGGTGAGGGTCCGGCGCTGA
- a CDS encoding SDR family oxidoreductase: protein MSYTPTRSLEGTVAVITGASAGIGEAIAHSLVSAGVRVVLGARRQERLDALVEALGEENAVAVAGDVRDPAYNDALVGTGVERWGRVDTVVANAGLGAYGGILDLDDDQVRDMIDTNYTGTVWTARSAVRRFREQGGGGDLVILSSVAGFRGDANEAVYAGTKFAQVGLAGALDRELRAEGVRVTLICPAGTATEFAIGHGRTAGSADLDDYLRPEDVAHATRVVLEQPRSVRTTVWQLWSAAQQA from the coding sequence ATGTCCTACACCCCGACCCGCTCGCTCGAGGGCACCGTCGCCGTCATCACCGGAGCCAGCGCGGGCATCGGGGAGGCGATCGCGCACAGCCTGGTCTCGGCCGGCGTCCGCGTCGTCCTGGGCGCCCGGCGCCAGGAGCGGCTCGACGCGCTGGTCGAGGCGCTCGGCGAGGAGAACGCCGTCGCCGTGGCCGGCGACGTGCGCGACCCGGCGTACAACGACGCGCTGGTCGGCACGGGCGTGGAGAGGTGGGGCCGGGTCGACACCGTGGTGGCCAACGCCGGGCTCGGCGCGTACGGCGGGATCCTCGACCTCGACGACGACCAGGTCCGCGACATGATCGACACCAACTACACCGGGACCGTCTGGACCGCCCGGTCGGCCGTCCGCCGGTTCCGCGAGCAGGGCGGCGGGGGCGACCTGGTCATCCTCAGCTCGGTGGCCGGCTTCCGGGGCGACGCCAACGAGGCGGTGTACGCCGGCACGAAGTTCGCCCAGGTCGGTCTGGCCGGGGCGCTCGACCGCGAGCTCCGGGCCGAGGGGGTGCGGGTCACGCTGATCTGCCCCGCCGGGACGGCGACCGAGTTCGCGATCGGTCACGGCCGCACCGCCGGGTCCGCGGACCTCGACGACTACCTGCGCCCCGAGGACGTCGCCCACGCCACCCGGGTGGTCCTCGAGCAGCCCCGCTCGGTGCGCACCACGGTGTGGCAGCTCTGGAGTGCGGCCCAGCAGGCCTGA